GGCCCCGCCTTCGTCGGTGGGTTCGAGCACCAGCAGGGCCTCGAGTCGACCGTTGGTGTTGTTCCAGATCGGAAGGACGGCCTGCTGTTCCGATGCCGCCGCGCGGCTCTGCGCGTGCACATCCGCTGCTGCGCCGAGGGCGAGCAGGGCGGAAAGCACGAGCGGGGCGAGGCGCAGCAGCATGGTCAGATCGACTCTTGCAAGAGCCGGTAGTTCCCGGTTTCGGGCTACGACTCTATTTCGTTTATGTTTATTTAACAATCCCCGTGCCGCGACCGGACGCTCATTGCAGGCGCTCCGGTGCGGGCATTGGAGCCGGGGTAGAAGTGAACAACGCGTCAACGGCGGGTGCGTCGAAGTGGTAGCGCTCGCCGCAGAACTCGCAGCGGACCTCGGCGTGGCCGTGGTCGTGGGTGGCCGCCATCGCTTCCTCATGGCCCAGTGACACGAGTACGCCTTCGACGCGCTCGCGCGAGCACGAACAGCCGAATGCCAGCGTGCGCCCACCCATCGGCTGCACGTCCTCTTCGGGGAACAGCCGGCGCAGCAACTGTTCGCAACTCCAGGCCTGCAGCTCGTCCTCGCGCAGCGTGTCGAAGAGGACGCTGGCGCGATTCCAGCCATCGTTGTCTCCACTGTCGCCCGGCAGCTTCTGCAGCATGAGCCCTGCGCAGAGGTCGTCGGTGGTGGTCAGCAGCAGCCGGGTGGGCAACTGCTCCGATTGCCGGAAGTAGTTCTCGAATGCCTCGGCGAGTCCGGCGGCGGCGATCTCGACCAGGCCCTGGTAGCGCGTTGGATCGCGGCCGGGGCCGGGGTTCTCGATCGTGATCGCCATGACGGCATCGTCGCCGGCGAGCCGGCGCAGATCGGGGCCGGCAACCTGCGCGGCCGCGGCATCGAAGTGGGCGAGTCCGCGCAACGTGCCCTGCGCCGTGCATTCGGCGAACAGCGCACGCATCGGACCTTCGCCGCGCAGCTGCACCGACAGCCGGCCATCGACCTTTGCGTGCGCGGTGAACAGCGCACTCGC
This portion of the Luteimonas yindakuii genome encodes:
- a CDS encoding Hsp33 family molecular chaperone HslO, yielding MTLPDDTDRLDRFLLPHAGVRGVRVHLHDTWRRIAASESYPAGVAATLGEAVAASALFTAHAKVDGRLSVQLRGEGPMRALFAECTAQGTLRGLAHFDAAAAQVAGPDLRRLAGDDAVMAITIENPGPGRDPTRYQGLVEIAAAGLAEAFENYFRQSEQLPTRLLLTTTDDLCAGLMLQKLPGDSGDNDGWNRASVLFDTLREDELQAWSCEQLLRRLFPEEDVQPMGGRTLAFGCSCSRERVEGVLVSLGHEEAMAATHDHGHAEVRCEFCGERYHFDAPAVDALFTSTPAPMPAPERLQ